A part of Nocardioides sp. WS12 genomic DNA contains:
- a CDS encoding FtsX-like permease family protein, with the protein MNATTSLAWRSLRHRPLAATATFVAVLLGTALIGSFATLVESAFNAEGTDADTLVIMGAVVGGWGSIIVLFSVASTVGITATQRAAEIGLIRTIGATPRQARKLIVRETGVVAVVAAVAGAAVALGSGRLLFDLLQSGGLLTSRTEYDGGPVSVATGAGLVLLASAAAALIAARKATRGPAGVLVQSSAAEQSRMAWWRVTIALLLVGYGIAMAVITVTVTAHDADPYAAMSTSGSSSILVGVGLAVLAPVLLRWCATPIGRLVAPFGASGHLASYNTARRAHLLAGVLAPVIVLTSAAVGTLMLVDIDTRSLPAGTPDSDTINLLNNVVVGMIALFAAIMVVNAFVATIAHRRAELHRLHLLGATTRQVRGSVVAEAAIVAAVGVVLGSVAALATVVPFAIARDEGVVPNGGLWLLPVVVAGVVVVTLGSARTAARGAGNPMVSGAGR; encoded by the coding sequence ATGAACGCCACGACCAGCCTTGCTTGGCGCAGCCTGCGTCACCGTCCGCTCGCCGCCACGGCGACCTTCGTCGCGGTCCTGCTCGGGACCGCCCTCATCGGATCCTTCGCCACCCTCGTCGAATCGGCCTTCAACGCCGAAGGCACCGACGCCGACACCCTCGTCATCATGGGTGCCGTCGTTGGCGGCTGGGGCTCGATCATCGTGCTCTTCTCGGTGGCCTCCACCGTCGGCATCACCGCGACCCAGCGGGCGGCCGAGATCGGCCTGATCCGCACCATCGGCGCCACGCCCCGCCAAGCCAGGAAGCTGATCGTCCGCGAAACCGGCGTCGTTGCCGTAGTGGCGGCCGTTGCCGGTGCTGCGGTCGCCCTCGGCAGCGGCCGGTTGCTCTTCGACCTGCTGCAGTCCGGTGGTCTCCTCACCTCCCGGACCGAGTACGACGGCGGGCCGGTTTCGGTCGCCACCGGGGCCGGACTCGTGCTGCTCGCCTCAGCCGCTGCGGCACTGATCGCCGCCCGCAAGGCAACCCGCGGTCCGGCCGGCGTCCTCGTGCAGAGCAGCGCCGCGGAGCAGTCCCGGATGGCGTGGTGGCGCGTGACGATCGCGCTGTTGCTGGTCGGCTACGGCATCGCGATGGCCGTCATCACCGTCACGGTCACCGCGCACGACGCCGACCCGTACGCGGCGATGTCGACGAGCGGGTCGAGTTCGATCCTGGTCGGTGTCGGTCTCGCCGTGCTGGCGCCCGTCCTGTTGCGGTGGTGCGCCACCCCGATCGGTCGGCTCGTCGCTCCGTTCGGTGCGAGCGGCCACCTGGCGTCGTACAACACCGCCCGGAGGGCGCACCTGCTCGCCGGTGTCCTGGCGCCCGTGATCGTCCTGACGTCGGCTGCGGTCGGCACCCTGATGCTCGTCGACATCGACACCCGCTCGCTGCCGGCGGGCACGCCCGACAGCGACACGATCAACCTGCTCAACAACGTGGTGGTCGGGATGATCGCGCTGTTCGCGGCGATCATGGTGGTCAACGCGTTCGTGGCGACCATCGCCCACCGTCGTGCGGAACTGCACCGCCTGCACCTGCTCGGTGCGACCACGCGACAGGTGCGCGGGTCGGTGGTCGCAGAAGCGGCGATTGTCGCGGCCGTCGGTGTCGTGCTCGGCAGCGTCGCCGCGCTCGCCACGGTGGTCCCGTTCGCCATCGCTCGTGACGAAGGCGTGGTGCCGAACGGCGGCCTGTGGCTGCTGCCCGTCGTCGTCGCCGGGGTCGTCGTGGTCACGCTCGGTTCGGCCCGTACAGCAGCCCGGGGCGCGGGGAACCCGATGGTGTCGGGGGCAGGGCGATGA
- a CDS encoding ABC transporter ATP-binding protein, with protein MSHPRNDAAPALAVHELTRTYGTGDAAIAALAGIDLAFRRGTFTAVMGPSGSGKSTLLACAAGLDRPTSGRVAIGGEDVTDWDEERRTRLRRERIGFVFQAFHLMPYLSVTQNVGLPARLAGKRPDRARVRDLIDRVGLTDRSHHLPGSLSGGQQQRVAIARALVCQPDVVLADEPTGALDSATARQILELLRSSVTDPQGPSQTVVMVTHDPVAASNADEVVFLVDGRVAGRMTHPTADAVAGQMAHLDDLVVTR; from the coding sequence ATGTCCCACCCCCGCAACGACGCTGCACCGGCCCTCGCCGTGCACGAACTCACCCGCACCTACGGGACCGGCGATGCCGCCATCGCCGCCCTCGCCGGCATCGACCTCGCCTTCCGGCGCGGCACCTTCACCGCAGTGATGGGCCCGTCCGGGTCCGGCAAGTCCACGCTCCTCGCCTGCGCCGCCGGCCTCGACCGACCGACCTCGGGACGCGTCGCCATCGGCGGCGAGGACGTCACCGACTGGGACGAGGAGCGCCGCACCCGGTTGCGTCGGGAGCGGATCGGGTTCGTGTTCCAGGCCTTTCACCTGATGCCCTACCTGTCCGTGACCCAGAACGTCGGGCTTCCCGCCCGGCTCGCCGGCAAGCGCCCCGACCGCGCGCGGGTGCGCGACCTGATCGATCGGGTCGGCCTCACGGACCGTTCCCACCACCTGCCCGGCAGCCTCTCTGGCGGACAGCAGCAACGCGTCGCGATCGCCCGTGCGCTGGTCTGCCAGCCCGACGTCGTCCTCGCCGACGAACCGACCGGTGCCCTCGACTCGGCCACCGCGCGCCAGATTCTCGAACTGTTGCGTAGCAGCGTCACGGATCCTCAGGGGCCCAGCCAGACCGTGGTGATGGTGACGCACGACCCCGTCGCGGCGTCGAACGCCGACGAGGTGGTCTTCCTCGTGGACGGCCGGGTTGCGGGGCGGATGACCCACCCCACTGCCGACGCGGTTGCCGGTCAGATGGCGCACCTCGACGACCTGGTGGTGACCCGATGA